One window of the Sulfolobales archaeon genome contains the following:
- a CDS encoding MBL fold metallo-hydrolase produces MAWHRIARDIYSIETGPSGCEQHIQTYIVVDPERRVAVIDPGPRSSAERLFNSIIELGFSPGDVEAILLTHVHLDHGGGAASLARMLGGRASIMVHPIGYKHVIDPSRLWQASRELLGDVGDIYGKPEEASGLDVRELQDLSEISIGSLKLKIIHTPGHASHHLSIYSEDLGVLFVGDAAGIYIVAEDLLYPTTPPPFRYQQYLSSLEKLISIKPEMVAFPHEGVRIGHDILERAKRQIIEWFELISRGAESLEDIVRVEPMLKRHIEARESEMCRKIENRLLELSLRGLREEVARLRQEARLLRG; encoded by the coding sequence TTGGCGTGGCATAGGATTGCCAGAGATATATACTCGATAGAGACTGGGCCTTCTGGATGTGAGCAGCATATCCAAACATATATTGTAGTGGATCCTGAGAGGAGGGTCGCCGTTATAGATCCTGGGCCTAGGAGCTCTGCTGAGAGGCTTTTCAACAGCATTATAGAGCTTGGCTTCTCCCCAGGGGATGTAGAGGCTATACTCCTCACACATGTGCATCTAGACCATGGGGGAGGGGCTGCATCTCTTGCTAGGATGCTAGGGGGTAGAGCCTCTATTATGGTTCATCCTATTGGCTATAAACATGTTATTGATCCTAGCAGGCTTTGGCAGGCATCTAGAGAGCTTCTAGGGGATGTTGGGGATATCTATGGCAAGCCCGAAGAAGCATCGGGTCTAGATGTTAGAGAGCTTCAGGACTTATCAGAAATTTCTATTGGAAGTCTAAAGCTGAAAATAATACACACGCCTGGTCATGCCTCCCATCATCTATCCATATACTCAGAGGATCTAGGTGTGCTCTTTGTAGGGGACGCGGCAGGGATATATATAGTTGCTGAGGATCTGCTATATCCAACAACACCCCCGCCATTTAGATATCAGCAGTACCTCTCATCACTAGAGAAGCTGATATCCATCAAGCCAGAGATGGTGGCCTTTCCACATGAGGGGGTAAGGATAGGACATGATATATTGGAGAGGGCTAAGAGGCAGATTATAGAGTGGTTCGAACTCATATCCAGAGGAGCCGAATCTCTAGAGGATATAGTGAGAGTCGAGCCCATGCTCAAAAGACACATAGAGGCCAGGGAGAGCGAGATGTGTAGAAAGATAGAGAATAGACTTCTAGAGCTATCACTAAGAGGACTGAGAGAGGAGGTTGCAAGATTACGGCAAGAAGCAAGGCTCCTTAGAGGTTGA